A window of the Chroogloeocystis siderophila 5.2 s.c.1 genome harbors these coding sequences:
- a CDS encoding PadR family transcriptional regulator, whose protein sequence is MLELATLGILQSKPLHGYRLKQQLEQFMSGCISVNYGAIYPLLRRLEERGDITTLIQEAGEAGPSRKIYSITSQGTTAFRRKMLEHPHESWVNARSRFIIKYFFFSHLEPAERIKLLEHRIMVCRLRLETLEVQPIPSDDFYEIAVWHRFIAVIKEELEWLNERLALEQRQELESRN, encoded by the coding sequence ATGCTTGAGCTAGCGACCCTGGGTATATTGCAAAGCAAACCGCTACACGGTTATCGATTAAAACAGCAACTAGAGCAATTTATGAGTGGCTGTATTAGTGTCAATTATGGTGCAATTTACCCGTTGTTGAGGCGCTTAGAAGAACGAGGTGATATTACAACTCTCATCCAAGAAGCCGGTGAAGCAGGACCTAGCCGTAAGATTTATAGCATTACTTCCCAAGGTACAACCGCCTTTCGCCGCAAAATGCTAGAACACCCGCACGAAAGCTGGGTGAATGCGCGATCGCGCTTTATTATTAAGTACTTCTTTTTTAGTCATCTCGAACCTGCCGAACGCATTAAACTTCTCGAACACCGCATCATGGTGTGTCGTCTGCGGCTGGAAACGCTAGAAGTTCAACCGATACCCAGTGACGATTTCTATGAAATCGCGGTATGGCATAGATTTATTGCGGTAATTAAAGAAGAATTAGAGTGGTTAAATGAGCGTTTAGCACTTGAACAACGCCAAGAATTAGAATCGCGTAACTAA
- a CDS encoding universal stress protein, translated as MLEKILLADSGTGHSEEMLKALMDLPSIQKASVTVLHVVSPQVSAETMTSKWEEGGKVLATAIQSLHLDPTKVSAILRQGDPKDVVCQVAEEIDADLIIMGSRGLKRLQSILSNSVSQYVFQLSSRPMLLVKDDIYVKKINRIMVAVDGSEAAKQCLQLALFLLRDIKGGQLILAHVDKGAATPGEKDPILAEAIAEAKKQGIQPRAISTTGKPGEEICRIAAENNVDLLMLGSPDRRPSIAKSFVDLDRLLGSSLSDYVRVNANCPVLLARTVG; from the coding sequence ATGTTAGAAAAAATTTTGTTAGCTGACTCTGGAACTGGTCATTCAGAAGAAATGCTCAAAGCATTAATGGATTTACCATCGATCCAAAAGGCATCTGTCACCGTTTTGCATGTTGTATCTCCTCAAGTTAGTGCCGAGACAATGACATCGAAGTGGGAAGAAGGAGGAAAGGTACTAGCGACAGCAATTCAGTCGTTGCATTTAGATCCAACCAAAGTTTCGGCAATTCTTCGGCAAGGCGATCCTAAAGATGTTGTTTGCCAAGTCGCAGAGGAGATTGATGCGGATTTGATTATTATGGGTTCGCGCGGTCTGAAACGGTTGCAATCGATTTTGTCTAATTCAGTTAGTCAGTACGTGTTTCAATTGTCCTCGCGACCAATGTTGTTGGTCAAGGATGATATTTATGTCAAAAAAATCAATCGCATCATGGTAGCGGTGGATGGTTCAGAGGCGGCGAAACAATGTTTACAGTTAGCGTTGTTTTTATTGCGAGATATTAAAGGAGGGCAACTGATTTTAGCCCACGTCGATAAAGGTGCAGCAACGCCAGGCGAAAAAGATCCCATTTTAGCCGAAGCGATCGCCGAAGCGAAAAAACAAGGCATACAACCCCGCGCAATTTCTACTACGGGTAAACCTGGTGAAGAAATTTGCCGCATCGCCGCAGAAAATAATGTCGATTTATTAATGCTTGGTTCTCCAGATCGCCGTCCTTCGATTGCGAAAAGTTTTGTTGACTTGGATCGGCTTTTGGGTTCTTCGTTGTCCGATTATGTCCGCGTAAATGCAAACTGTCCAGTGTTATTAGCAAGGACTGTAGGTTAA
- a CDS encoding 2Fe-2S iron-sulfur cluster-binding protein: MPNIKFEKENHEVVAADGANLRLKAMENGIDIYKFYGKMMNCGGYGQCGTCIVEITQGMENLSPRTEVEDRKLKKKPKNYRLACQALVNGPVSVVTKP; this comes from the coding sequence ATGCCCAATATCAAATTTGAGAAAGAAAATCATGAAGTCGTTGCTGCTGACGGTGCCAATCTTCGGCTCAAGGCGATGGAAAATGGCATCGATATTTACAAATTCTACGGCAAAATGATGAATTGCGGTGGCTATGGTCAATGTGGCACTTGTATTGTTGAGATTACTCAAGGCATGGAAAACTTGTCACCACGCACAGAAGTTGAAGACCGCAAACTCAAGAAAAAGCCAAAAAACTATCGTCTTGCTTGCCAAGCATTAGTCAATGGACCTGTCAGTGTCGTTACTAAGCCTTGA
- the psbM gene encoding photosystem II reaction center protein PsbM, whose amino-acid sequence MQVNDLGFVASILFVLVPAVFLIILYIQTASREGRNDS is encoded by the coding sequence ATGCAAGTTAATGACTTAGGGTTCGTAGCGAGCATCTTGTTCGTCTTAGTCCCAGCTGTGTTCTTGATTATTCTGTATATTCAGACTGCTAGCCGCGAAGGTCGCAACGATTCATAA